Sequence from the Paenibacillus riograndensis SBR5 genome:
CGACCTCACGCTGCGCGTGGAGGCGCTGCTGAGGTTCGAGCGCTCCGCTGCTGACAGCGGCGGAGCGGACCCGGCAGCTCTGCGCGCGGTGCAGCGCGAGAGCCGGAGCTTCCTGGCGCAGCTTACAGCCGCGCCGGGTGCGCTGCCGGACAACATCAGCCTCACCGGGCTGCTGTTGTCCTTTGCCTACCCCGACCGGATCGGGCAGAAACGCGGCGATGGCGCGTTTCTGCTCTCCGGCGGCCGGGGGGCGGCTATGAGGGAAGGGCAGCCGCTGACGCGTTCGCCCTATATCGTGGCGGCCGGCATTGATGACCGCGCCGGCCAGAGCCGGATCATGCTTGCCGCAGACCTGCCCGAGGCAGATCTGCTGAAGTATCACAAGGACAGCCTGCAGGAAGAACGCGAAGTCTACTGGGACAAAGAGAGCGGGAGTGTGCAGGCACGCCGGCGGACCCTGCTGGGCGCATTGATCCTGAAGGAAACTTCTCATGAACGGCCCACTGCGAAAGAGACAGAAGAGGTGCTGCTTCGTGTAATTGCCGAGGAAGGGCTGAAGCTGCTGCCTTGGGACAAAGCAACGGTTCAGCTCCGGCAGCGGATGGAGTTCCTGCACGGCCTGCGGCCGGATTTTCCGGATGTGTCGGAGGAGGCCCTGCTGTCTACCCTCCAGGAATGGCTTCTGCCGTTTATCCAGGGGATGCGCAATCTGCGCGACCTCCAGCGGGTCCCGGTGTCCAGAGCGCTGGAAGGATTGCTGGACTGGAACAGCCGGCAGCTTCTGGACAGGGAAGCGCCGGCGCATATTACAGTTCCCAGCGGTTCCCGGATTCCAGTCGATTACAGCAGCCCGTCAGCCCCGGTGCTCGCAGTCAGGCTCCAGGAGATGTTCGGCCAAGCCGATACACCCCGGATTGGGGGAGGCAAGGTTGCAGTTCTGCTGCATCTGCTCTCACCGGCCAGAAGACCGGTACAGGTGACGGCGGATCTGGCCAGCTTTTGGCGCAGTACGTATTTCGAAGTCAAAAAGGATCTGAAAGGCCGCTATCCCAAACATTATTGGCCGGATGATCCGCTGCAGGCGGCCCCGACGAACCGGACCCGTCCTGCGAAATAAGGCTTGCGGCTGTGATCCGCTGCGATTCTGCTGAAAATGCTTGCCGCCTGTTTGGCAGGCCTCTGATCGGGTAATAATGTAGCGAACGACAATTACGAAGGAGGGCTTCAAGTGACTGACAAAATCGTAGGTGTTTTCGACACAGAACAAGAAGCGACCAGAGCAATTGAGGGACTGCAGCGGCAAGGTGTAAGCAATGATGAAATCTCAGTAATTACTCGTGACCGGGACGAACTGAAAAATATATCGGATGATACAGGAACCATGGCTCCGGAAGGAGTAGCAACCGGTGCGGCAACCGGAGGCGTCGTCGGCGGGATCGCCGGGCTGCTTGCCGGGATCGGTGCATTGGCAATTCCGGGAATAGGCCCTATTCTGGCGGCCGGTCCTATTGTCGCAACCCTGAGCGGGGCAGCAATCGGAGCCGGTGCAGGGGGACTCGTTGGCGGACTGATTGGTCTGGGTATTCCTGAGGATGAAGCGAAAGAATATGAAGGCTATGTGGACAGCGGCAAAATCCTCGTCCTGGTGGACGACAACGGACGCGGACGCGATATCCACAATGTATTCCAGGGCAACCGCTCTTTGAATGCTAGCAGATACGACAGCTTGTATAACGACAACACATTAAATGATCCTATCACTGACCGGGGCGCAACCAATCCCGGTGTAGTCAGAGATGACACTACGGTTGGCAATGCGCTGGGCAACAGAGGCTCCATGAACGCAGACACCGACCCGGACCGTTACAACGGCAACCGGATGTAAGGTAAACGCGGCTTCAATGAAGCCGAGAGGCTAACCGGGTTCCGTAAAGTTCAAAAAAGGCTGCATTTCAGGCAAAAACCTGAGATGCAGTCTTTTTTTGAAATATAAGAATTTCTATGCTACACGCTATAAATTATCCTTCTATTTCTACTTGGTGTATAAGAAATGATGCAATTCCAAAAAATATGGATTTTTTGGAAGCATCAGATGTCCAAAGAAAATAAAATTCATGTAAGCAAGAAGCGCCAAAATAAAAATGCCGGACTGGAATATTAATGAAAGTGCGTCTTTGCCTCCATGCTTGGGCTTTTCGCGATTGGACTTGCTTTTTTACCCATAATATAAATTCCAATCCAGGCTGACACTAATAAGATCTGAGCTAGAACGACCAGCCACAATACTTCCGTATAACCTCCTATAATGCAAAATATAGTATTAACCAGGGGGAACCCCAAGAAAGTAAACATGATGGGAAAATCTTTTTTGGGAGTGAATGAATGAATAACCTTCCGGTCCCAGAACTTTAGAAAAGCTAATGCTAAAACTCCGGTTGTAATTACAGAAAGTGCAATTAACATCACCCATTGCATATTAGATATTCTGGCGAAGAACGGCCCCATATAATTAAAGAAGTTGGATAAAGGTGAGAACATACAAGCTAACGACAGAATTGCTGCCAGAAACGGATAGATATAACCAATTAATTTACTGTAGCCTTTCTTTTTATGCCACCATTCACCAATTAGAACAAAGACGGTCCAATATCCCGCTATATAAATCCATCCTGTAAAATTCATCACGGGTTCCCCATATATTTGAGGTTCACCGGCTAGAGGATAATAAGTCCATCTTGCAATGAGTCCTTCCGTAGTCTGAAAGATCTGTTTAACGGCCACTGGGTCCAATGAAAAGTCAAAAACCATAGCGCTCAATCCCGTAATAAAGGGTTTAGTCCATAACGGTATATTTACAGACTTTAGAACACGCAAAGTTGAATAAATGATCAGAAACTCAATAATAGGAACAGTAATAGGTATATTAAATAACATTAAAATACTCCGCCCATATGCGTAGAAACCTTCGCCAAGAGATGACGCAGTGATTTCAAAAACGGCTGCATAAAAAAACACAAAACCTATAAATTGCAGTAGAACCGTTTTAGGATGCTCTTCCTTATCAA
This genomic interval carries:
- a CDS encoding carotenoid biosynthesis protein, coding for MGDITIVPVWIIQDIIVIIAAVLMVFYILDKEEHPKTVLLQFIGFVFFYAAVFEITASSLGEGFYAYGRSILMLFNIPITVPIIEFLIIYSTLRVLKSVNIPLWTKPFITGLSAMVFDFSLDPVAVKQIFQTTEGLIARWTYYPLAGEPQIYGEPVMNFTGWIYIAGYWTVFVLIGEWWHKKKGYSKLIGYIYPFLAAILSLACMFSPLSNFFNYMGPFFARISNMQWVMLIALSVITTGVLALAFLKFWDRKVIHSFTPKKDFPIMFTFLGFPLVNTIFCIIGGYTEVLWLVVLAQILLVSAWIGIYIMGKKASPIAKSPSMEAKTHFH
- a CDS encoding general stress protein; the protein is MTDKIVGVFDTEQEATRAIEGLQRQGVSNDEISVITRDRDELKNISDDTGTMAPEGVATGAATGGVVGGIAGLLAGIGALAIPGIGPILAAGPIVATLSGAAIGAGAGGLVGGLIGLGIPEDEAKEYEGYVDSGKILVLVDDNGRGRDIHNVFQGNRSLNASRYDSLYNDNTLNDPITDRGATNPGVVRDDTTVGNALGNRGSMNADTDPDRYNGNRM